From a region of the Mercurialis annua linkage group LG1-X, ddMerAnnu1.2, whole genome shotgun sequence genome:
- the LOC126678856 gene encoding putative respiratory burst oxidase homolog protein H — translation MTRQGDSSRWILENQEIDHKMMVDIPINNFSLLPPRSSNDHINVNVGNNYGMHSGNLGKNTSVNLGMHSGNLGKNTSVNLGKHSGNLGKNAKNIGQSMRRSTSSIGESLRRTTSTVLKKTGVISTIQAAGPPRPRPPRRMERTASSAARGLNSLRFLDRTVTGKEGDAWRSIEKRFDQFAVDDRLSRDKFGICIGLGESKEFAGEIFDAIARRKNISTENGITKNEVKLFWQDMTRQDLDARLQIFFDMCDKNGDGKLSEEEVKEVIILSASANKLTNLNKQAESYASLIMEELDPDHLGYIEMWQLETLLRGMVNNDEDVKKLQTQTLTRAMIPKKYRTPIIKHLNLTTEFIYENWMRIWALTAWLAMNAFLFMWKFEHFKHSQMFKITGYCVCLAKASGETIKFNMALILIPVCRRTLTKLRSTILGKFIPFDDNINFHKIIAVAIVIASVIHSFAHLACNFPLLSSCPKKKFMAVLGRLLHHHQPTYRELLLHTTVGITGILMVLIMGFAFTLATHSFRKNAIKLPGTFQRLAGFNAFWYAHHLLVLAYILLILHGYFLIFSRVWYKKTTWMYVLVPVLFYVIERIFSRYEHNLQVDVLKAVIYSGNVLTLYMTKPPGFKYKSGMYIFIKCRDISKYEWHPFSITSAPGDNYLSVHIRTLGDWTRELKSRFERVCDPPPRTPISGKLMRIETKTLSTANYNEIQATFPSILLKGPFGAPAQSYSKFDILLLIGLGIGATPFISIAKDLLYHIRRNETNDRNPAEPLESPKKCPERAYFYWVTREQSSFEWFKGVMDDIANSDRNNVIEMHNYLTSVYEQGDARSALIAMVQKLQHAKNGIDIVSESKIKTHFARPNWRKVLSQLTNEHPASRIGVFYCGSATLAKPLKKLCQEFSLNSTTRFHFHKENF, via the exons aTGACAAGACAAGGAGATTCATCAAGATGGATTCTTGAAAATCAAGAAATTGATCATAAAATGATGGTTGATATTCCGATCAATAATTTCTCATTATTACCACCAAGAAGTTCTAATGATCATATTAATGTGAATGTTGGTAATAATTATGGAATGCATTCGGGGAATCTAGGGAAAAATACGTCCGTAAATCTTGGAATGCATTCGGGAAATCTTGGAAAAAACACTTCGGTAAATCTTGGAAAACATTCGGGGAATCTTGGAAAAAATGCGAAAAATATCGGACAATCTATGAGGAGAAGTACGAGTAGTATTGGTGAATCTTTGAGGAGAACTACGAGCACTGTATTGAAGAAAACTGGAGTGATTTCTACGATTCAAGCGGCCGGCCCGCCCCGTCCGCGGCCGCCGCGGAGAATGGAAAGAACCGCCTCGTCTGCTGCAAGAGGGCTTAATAGTCTCAGGTTTCTTGATAGAACAGTTACAGGGAAAGAAGGGGATGCTTGGAGGTCAATTGAAAAACGGTTTGATCAATTTGCTGTTGATGATAGGCTTTCCAGGGACAAATTTGGAATTTGCATTG GATTGGGAGAATCGAAAGAATTTGCAGGAGAAATATTTGATGCAATTGCAAGGAGAAAGAATATAAGCACTGAAAATGGAATAACAAAGAATGAAGTGAAGTTGTTTTGGCAAGACATGACTAGACAAGATCTTGATGCTAGACTACAAATATTTTTTGACAT gtGTGACAAGAATGGAGATGGAAAACTATCAGAGGAGGAGGTGAAGGAG GTTATTATATTGAGTGCCTCTGCAAATAAGCTTACGAATCTGAATAAACAAGCAGAATCATATGCGTCTTTAATCATGGAAGAACTCGACCCCGATCATCTTGGATATATCGAG ATGTGGCAATTAGAAACTCTACTAAGAGGAATGGTAAACAATGACGAAGATGTCAAGAAATTACAAACACAAACTCTTACAAGAGCCATGATCCCCAAAAAATACAGAACTCCCATCATTAAACACCTCAATTTAACCACTGAATTTATCTACGAAAATTGGATGAGAATTTGGGCTCTCACCGCCTGGTTAGCAATGAATGCATTTCTCTTCATGTGGAAATTCGAACATTTCAAGCACTCACAAATGTTCAAAATCACAGGCTATTGTGTCTGTCTAGCGAAAGCTTCGGGCGAAaccataaaatttaatatggCGCTTATTCTTATTCCGGTTTGTCGAAGAACACTTACGAAACTCCGGTCGACAATTTTAGGAAAATTCATCCCTTTCGAcgataatattaattttcataaaataattgcGGTAGCTATTGTGATTGCGAGTGTTATTCATTCTTTCGCGCATTTGGCTTGTAATTTTCCGCTACTGAGTTCGTGCCCTAAAAAGAAATTTATGGCGGTATTGGGACGATTGTTACATCATCACCAACCGACGTATCGAGAGCTACTGTTGCATACTACGGTAGGCATAACGGGGATTTTGATGGTGTTAATTATGGGGTTTGCGTTTACGCTCGCAACACATTCGTTCCGGAAAAATGCTATAAAGTTACCGGGAACATTTCAAAGGTTGGCAGGGTTTAATGCGTTTTGGTATGCACATCATTTGCTTGTTTTGGCGTATATTCTCCTGATTTTACATGGCTACTTCCTGATTTTTTCAAGAGTTTGGTATAAGAAAACG ACCTGGATGTACGTTCTAGTTCcggttttattttatgtaattgAAAGAATATTTTCGCGATACGAACATAACCTTCAAGTCGATGTTCTTAAG GCAGTAATATATTCAGGAAATGTCCTGACACTATACATGACTAAACCTCCAGGATTCAAGTATAAAAGTGGGATGTACATTTTTATCAAGTGTCGCGATATTTCGAAATACGAATG GCATCCATTTTCTATCACTTCAGCACCGGGAGATAATTATTTGAGTGTTCATATTCGAACATTGGGAGATTGGACCAGAGAGCTTAAAAGCAGATTTGAAAGA GTATGTGATCCCCCACCTAGAACACCAATTTCAGGAAAactaatgagaattgagactaAAACATTGTCAACAGCAAATTATAATGAAATACAAGCAAC ATTCCCATCAATCCTTCTGAAGGGGCCATTTGGAGCACCAGCCCAAAGTTATAGCAAGTTTGATATACTCTTACTCATAGGTTTAGGAATTGGAGCAACTCCATTTATTAGCATTGCCAAGGATCTCCTTTATCACATCAGAAGAAACGAAACCAACGACCGTAATCCAGCA GAACCGTTGGAGTCGCCGAAAAAATGTCCCGAAAGAGCATATTTTTATTGGGTGACTAGAGAACAAAGCTCCTTTGAATGGTTTAAGGGTGTCATGGATGATATTGCAAATTCTGATCGTAAT AATGTAATAGAGATGCACAATTACTTGACTAGTGTATATGAACAAGGGGATGCCAGGTCAGCACTTATAGCTATGGTGCAAAAATTGCAGCACGCCAAGAATGGAATTGATATAGTTTCTGAAAGTAAG ATAAAAACACATTTTGCAAGACCCAATTGGAGAAAGGTATTGTCTCAACTGACCAATGAACATCCAGCGTCACGGATAG gTGTATTTTACTGTGGAAGTGCAACACTAGCCAAACCACTAAAGAAACTCTGCCAAGAATTCAGCTTAAATTCAACAACTCGATTCCATTTCCACAAAGAAAACTTCTAA